TTGCCCCAGTCACACACAGCTCAATCCAAGCTGAAGTGCCACAGAAATTTCTTCTGAAAATGTGGAAATATGCAGCCTTTAGGAGCACTTCCAGAAGATTGAAGCTGAAGTATCTTCCAGAAGATCACAAGCTAGACCTAGTCAACCACACATATGTAAGGATGAGATCGTTGAGAGCAAACTCAAAATCAAGTAAGATCGACATGAGACTGCAGATGGGGGAATGCAGAAGAAGCATCGGCCCAAGAAAACTTGGAAACTACAATCTCAAGCTACAATTCGGAGCTAAATGAAGAAGCATATGCCCCAGCAAAGCTAAAGGATCGGCAAATCACAGCATTTCACAACAATCTTATTCCCGAACTATGCAGAAGATAGCCAAAGGTAAAAATGAATCAAACAGAAGTTTGATAGCAATATAAGAAAATCGAATTAAGCAGAAAATTTACCACTCACCCTCAAAATCAGAGATCAAGAACTTGAACAGACACCAAACAAACTTAAGCAATCAACAAGCAGAACAACGGGTGAAATTCCAGGAGAAGAAGGGTGAATTATCAAATCAAGCGGAATTCACCAATAAAAAACTGACCAAGCAAGCAGAAGCCAGACAGAACGGGTAGAGCAGATCTGGAATTGATATCACTCTACGATTCGGACTTAAAAACATCGTTTTGAtcaggcaaaaaaagaaaatttccttaaaacagaaagaggaaagggcacaaagaatgggaaaagaaaagggcacaGGGATACAACATTGCCAAAAAGATATGCATTCTCCATGTCTAATTCTCGAGATCCAAGCACCCACTAACAATTAAGCTGAAGCAATACAAGATTGCAAGGCCGAGAATGGCCCGCATCCTCTGCATTCACCCATTACCCAGAAACCCAAACCGGAGCTCAAATTTGAGTACCCACCAAAGCAAATGGAATCAAGAACAAGCCCCCGAGCCAGTCAAGAGGCGCGACCACTGAGACAGCCAGGCGTCCACCCAGATCTGCAAGCGGGGGACCAAAGAATTCGAGCAAGAATCCGATCAGCCGGGAGGGCAAATTTCTCCGCGCGACGGTGGCGAGCGATTTGTAGACGCGGAGGGCCAATCAGAGGGGTCGGGGCGAGAAAATGGAGTACACAACACTGACAGCGACAGCGACAGCAATGGCCGCTAACTAACCGCACTCGGGGGGGGAGAGAAGAAGGCGAAACGGGCTTTGCACACGAAAAAGAAAGGCTAAATAAAAAAGCGACCTTTGGGAGGGGTCGGGTGAAGTGGAAGTAGGAAGTGAACTGGATTCACAGCGAGAAGCGGGagcgcacagagagagagagagagagcgtgatgAATCCGACGAATCGGCAGTCACaggtcgctctctctctcttcggaCAGCCGCAACAGCTGGTGGGTTGGGTTGTCTCGTCCTGGGACTAAAGCGACCCTCCTGCTGATTATCAAACGCGCTCCCCCCCCACCAAACTTCCTTAAACAATTCGCACTAATCATGATCATGGTCATCACCAGCACATTGTAAGTACCTCCCCCCCTCTCCTCTTTTCCCTCCTTCCCCCGAAAGTTTCTACATTTTCGCCGGTCCTGGGTTACGTGCAAAAATCGCCCCGTTTCACGTGCACAGAACACGCCGTGGAGGTTGGACGGGCATGTGTAAATTCTAGCGAATTGCTTAGACGACAAGATCCTGGGCATTTGGTTAAGTCCCCCAAGCATCAATAAGACGGAGGCAGATGTTTTTTCTGAGGATATGTTTTATTGCTTATTTTTAATGAAACGGCAGGCTTTTCAAATCTGAAGTCCTGCCCACTCGATGGTTCTCCTCTCTTTGGCCgttttgttctatttttgtCGTTTTCAGAATTCCTTTTCTAGCTTGCAGCAACCAAAAATGTGATGTGATAACTACTGACAAGCCCGTCAGTGAAAGGCAAGGCGTAACCGAAACTATAACAATGTTCAATGATTTTAATGTGGTATAGATTTGATTTCACGTCTCGTCAATTACTTTTAAAGGAGAATGAAAATTCCATCCAAAGCaaaatcaaattagaatttaggttttgtttgtttcgtgaaaaataagcaatttgACGATCGTTTATATcatttggaataattaaccaatAAAAAACACTTTCATTATAAACAACAATTCTTGTTTGTATATTTTCGCAAACGATGAAAATATCTTCCATTCCGTTGATCCATTTTTGCAAGCAATATAAGCGGTTATGtttacgaaaatatttttcaaatcatatgCTTTCCACAAACAAACGGAGCACTAAGAAAATGGCTTTCAACAAATGCAAGGTTGAATTTCCTGTGCTTTATGATTAGGTGCCAAGTAGGAGTTGGAGCACAAGTTACGCAAAAGATTGGAAAGCTAACCTAACGAGCTACCGCCCGCATCATTAATACAGTTTTCACTTCCACTATGTAAATGTTATCTTGTCCGTTACACTAGTACTATTACCACCAGCAacataaataaaacaattcagAAAACAAATGGTCCTGGGACAGTGCCAACGTCTGCTTTACAACCAGACGCAAAATGGGTCGTGAAGAATGCGCGCGGTGATTTAACAAATGTATACCCAAAACAGCTGGAAGATGGAGGGAAGCAGCAAGCAAAGTCAAATTCTTCACGCCTCGTTCAAACCATTGATCGGACTAAACCACCGTTCGTGTCACGACTCTCTCAAAACGATTCCGAGTCGTTCTGAATTGAAAAATGGCCGCACAACACCTCGAACGCTTTCACACCAACAGCCCACTTCCTGATGCTGACCGGGGATCTGCCGGTACATAAGTAGCAGCAAAGAGTATGCTGGCGAAATCCCGGCACCTCTTCTCATGCCAGAGGTCGACTGGAAGTTTGTTCACATGATTCTCATCTCTAACGCCATAGAGAATGACACACGGATTTAAACATGAATATAAGCCGAAAAACTTGGGAAATGACAAGGACCAAATACGTTTCCGTAATTTCTGTCGAGACTCTTTATCTTCATGAACCAAAGCACATGTTCCGAAGACAGATGGTTGTTTCCCATTCCATTTTCAGGTAAACAGAAACTGAAAATATTCTGACTTCAAACAAATCAGGCCCCAGCAAATGACTTTCGCCTCGGGAGACCAGAGAGAAGCAAATACATGCGGTAGTGCTGCATCAATCTTTCCATGTCGCGTCACATCTCACAGAAAAACCAACAATGGAATGAGCTAAATCCACATAAACATTAACATTGCGTATAAATTAGACTTATTGGTTCTCactggaagaaaatatttaacgTTATGTACAAACCTTGTGAAAAAAAAGATCTTACACGACTAAATAGCAGTACAAAGAAGAACAACACATTTTGCTTGGCGATGAGCAGTCTCGCAGAAACTACGCTGCCTTTCACTAGCTATTAACCAGATCATCTGTACAAGCTCCCCTCTGACCACTTTGCCTGTCCGTCAGTTGATACATCAGCATCCTTTGGACTTCCTCAAGTTCCTGTGTAAAAATGTATGGATTAGTTTCACAACTCCGCAACAGACAGTTACCTAAAACACGAGCAGTCCAAAAAAGAATCAGTTTTTAGCGAGACGAAGAAATGAGCAATCTCTCCAGAAAAAGAATTCCAATTCGGTATGCAAGAATTCCAAGTGCATACATATTGGAATAGGAGTTTGTGTCTGCTTGGAGAGGTTAAACATTCAACAGCATATCTCAAAAGCATACACATCCAATGCTGAAGACAAAAAAAGCACAGCTAGTTGATCAACCTCCCATATCATCACCACACAGTGGACTCCCCCACAAGAGTAAAACTATACCCTTCCAAAACCAGTAGGCATAATGGAAAACAGCAGATCTTTCAACGAAAACACGCTGCTATACTGATCATAATCCAGGGGCAGGGTGAGCATCTAAAAACCACACATTTAGTACTCTTCAGTTCTGTCTTGGTACAAAGACATCCTAATTATCAACAATGACAACCTAGGACTTTGAACCATAGTCCAGAATTTAACCTCCCCCAAGTTTTTAGGTCATCGGAGAACCCAACTCAAGCATCCAGAAACCTATTGAGCAGAGAACAGAACCTGTCTGCCCATACAAGTAAACACCCAGAAACCTCACTTGATCGAGATTCAGTTGAGCAACACGCAGAAGAAGACCGTAGGCATAGAGGAAAACAGCAGATTTCTCAGCGAAAACACACTGCTATACCGATCATATCCAGGGAGCAGGGTGATCATCTAAAAACCACATATTTAGTCCTCTTAAGACTTGTCTTAGCATAACAACAACCTAATTATCCACATTGAAAACCTAGGACTTCAAACCATAACCCAAAATTCAACCTCTCCCAAGTTCTTACATCATCGGAGAACCCCCAAATCAACTGTTAAGCACCCTATCGAACAGAGAACGGAACCCATCCTCCAGCACAATTAAAGACCCAGAAACCTCACTTGATTGAGATTCAGTTGAGCAACACAGAGAAAAGAACCATCCGATACAATGCCAGTCACATCTAAAATCTGCATCAATTCTATCGGGCTAGATTTCGCCaaagattaaaaagaacaaacttGACATGCAAATGTTGCTCCAAATAGGTTCCTAATCATCAGAAGGTCAGTGAGATGCGGAAACCAACCCAGAGAAAGGAGAGGCTGCGTCACCCACGGCGCGAGCTTCAAAAGCGGGGATGCAGTGGCTTCACCCTTCCTCATCCTCAGACTGAGATTCGCCATCCGGCGTCTGCAGGGCTTCCTCGGGATAAGCAGAGGGAAGCGTGCCTGCGACAATCACGTCCACAGGGAACAACGATAATGATGAGCGAGGAGAACGACAAAACCTTCGACCAGCTCAAGCAAACGAGACGAGAGGAAAATTACAATCGCGCGTCGCGGATCCTTGCGCAACGGAATCGAAGAAGGCAAGCAAGTAATCAAATCCAAAACCTAAGAGGGGCGGGAGGGAATCACCGtggatgaagaaggaggaggagggccagccgtggggggcggcggcggcggcggaggaggaggaggagaggaaggggtcGCCgtagggggaggaggaggaggaggaagaggaggaggaggcgagcTTGCCGATGAGCTGGGCGATGCCGCGGGACTTGGAGCGCGGGGGACCCAGTAGGAGGAGCCGGGGCGGAAGGGGAGCCAGTCGGGCTCGGATCGGCGGACGATGAGGTGGTGGATGACGTCCTCCAGCTTCCGGAGGAGCGGGTCGGCGGAGTCCCCGGCGGCGTccggggagggggaggaggaggagtggcTGGAGTGGGCGCGGAGGGCGAGGAGGCGGGAGGAGGTCCTGGGGAGGGCCAGGGACGGGGAGGGCGACCGAGCCATCCTCAACATCGTCGAGCTTCTCAGAGACAGAGACGGAGACAGAGAGAATCTTCGgacgggggagagagaggatgggAATTTGCTGGAACGAGATGgataatagagagagagaaagagagagagtcggTTTGCTTTTTAAGGCGGAAATTGGGTTTGGAGGAGGGGACAGTGGAGGATCTGGGAGAAGCCGCACGATTTGGCcatttttcacttctttctttttcctttaggaaaaaataaaataaaatcgagaACCTGATGAATTGGGTCTGTTTTTGTCGAAATTATTCTGGGAaaacttgaattttatttttggatatatCTAAACTCGATTTTTTTGGAACTACATCATTTATCATCGACCG
The window above is part of the Eucalyptus grandis isolate ANBG69807.140 chromosome 6, ASM1654582v1, whole genome shotgun sequence genome. Proteins encoded here:
- the LOC104450694 gene encoding LOW QUALITY PROTEIN: uncharacterized protein LOC104450694 (The sequence of the model RefSeq protein was modified relative to this genomic sequence to represent the inferred CDS: inserted 1 base in 1 codon); this translates as MLRMARSPSPSLALPRTSSRLLALRAHSSHSSSSPSPDAAGDSADPLLRKLEDVIHHLIVRRSEPDWLPFRPGSSYWVPXRSKSRGIAQLIGKLASSSSSSSSSSPYGDPFLSSSSSAAAAAPHGWPSSSFFIHGDSLPPLLGFGFDYLLAFFDSVAQGSATRDCTLPSAYPEEALQTPDGESQSEDEEG